A window of Alphaproteobacteria bacterium contains these coding sequences:
- the dprA gene encoding DNA-processing protein DprA, with product MTITAPKNETEKLAWLRLIRSENIGPIAFYQLLRHYGSAENAIKAIPDLVQKAGSKRQIQLCSIKDATDEYARHQKNKIHLIARGESNYPPLLAEIDDAPPLLSVMGHPHLLLKKSVGIVGARNASLHGRRLAQLFAKSLGEAGYVISSGLARGIDTSAHEASLEMGTIAVVAGGVDFVYPPENLALYTKIVEMGAIISECPLGVNPQARHFPRRNRLISGISLGVVIVEAALKSGSLITADFALDQNREVFAIPGSPLDPRAHGTNALIKQGAHLVQNGEDVIEVLKQSTHHKVQESTNDYWKNVDATSNGSPTDNEVNQAIEELKTLLSFTPNDIDEIMRSLDLPPKAILTALLALELAGRVVRHTGNKVSLTDDVLFNTA from the coding sequence ATGACAATAACAGCGCCAAAAAATGAAACTGAAAAGCTTGCTTGGCTTAGACTTATTCGCTCTGAAAATATTGGTCCTATCGCTTTTTATCAGCTTTTACGTCATTATGGCTCCGCTGAAAATGCGATTAAGGCTATTCCTGATTTAGTTCAAAAAGCGGGCAGCAAAAGACAAATTCAATTATGCTCTATAAAAGATGCGACAGACGAATACGCGCGACATCAGAAAAATAAGATTCATTTAATTGCACGCGGTGAGTCTAATTATCCACCTTTACTTGCTGAAATTGATGATGCGCCGCCTTTATTATCTGTGATGGGTCATCCGCATTTATTGCTTAAAAAATCTGTGGGTATTGTGGGTGCGCGTAATGCATCTTTGCATGGCAGAAGACTTGCACAGCTTTTTGCCAAATCTTTGGGTGAGGCAGGTTATGTTATTTCGTCTGGTCTTGCGCGTGGGATTGATACATCAGCCCATGAAGCAAGTCTTGAAATGGGTACCATTGCTGTTGTTGCAGGCGGTGTTGATTTTGTCTATCCACCTGAAAATCTAGCGCTTTATACTAAAATTGTTGAAATGGGTGCAATCATTAGTGAATGTCCCTTGGGTGTGAATCCTCAAGCGCGGCATTTCCCCAGACGTAACAGATTGATTTCAGGTATTTCTTTGGGTGTTGTGATTGTGGAGGCGGCCCTTAAATCAGGATCATTGATTACAGCTGATTTTGCGTTAGATCAAAATCGAGAAGTTTTTGCAATTCCTGGGTCGCCCTTGGATCCACGTGCGCATGGAACCAATGCATTGATTAAGCAAGGTGCGCATTTGGTACAAAATGGTGAAGATGTGATTGAAGTGTTAAAACAATCAACACATCATAAGGTGCAGGAATCGACCAATGATTATTGGAAAAATGTTGATGCGACGTCAAATGGATCGCCAACAGATAATGAAGTAAATCAAGCAATAGAAGAACTCAAAACACTTTTAAGCTTTACACCAAATGATATTGATGAGATTATGCGTTCTTTGGACCTTCCTCCAAAAGCAATTCTTACAGCCCTTTTGGCATTGGAAT